DNA from Desulfobacterales bacterium:
CAGTCCGGCCCCCTCCACCTCCTTTGGACACCCCTTCCTGATAAACATCCCGAATATCTGCTCCATGTCCTGCTGGTCGATCCCCTGCCCGTTATCCCGGACCGTGAGGAGGTGGAACCGGTCGTTGAGGTCATAGCCCAGTTCGATCTCGGAAAGGGCCGGACCGCCATACTTGAGCGCATTATCCACCAGGTTGCGCAGGGCCCGGAGTATTGCGAGCCGGTCACCCCTGATCCGGGCCGCTGTTTCCGTCTCAAGCCAGTTGAGGCGCCGCGCCGTCACCTGGGGGGCAAACTCCTCCCGGACGACCCGGAACAATTCGCTTATTGCCAGGGAGTCAATGGTCGGCCGCGCCTCCTTGGTGCGGATAAAGGTGTTGACCTTGTCAACCAGGGCGATTATCTGCTCACCGCCCTTGAGAATATGCTCGCAGTAGCGGCGGCCGTTCTCATCCAGGACCTCCCGGTATTTATCACCCAGGCGCCTGGTCAGTCCGAGGAGCGTGACTGCCGGGGTCTTCAGGTCATGGGTTATGGAATAGGCGAACCACTTGATCTGCTCCGCGCTCTTTTCCAATTCCTCCCTGGCCCGTTGCCGTTCAGTGATGTCCAGCCCCAGGGACAGGGCGCCCATTACCTCCCCGTCCCGGTCATACTGGATGGAGTTGTTCCATTCGCAGAGGAGCAGTTTGCCCTGCTTGGTCAGGTTCCTGCGGGTACCGCGGCCGGGCAGTTCCCGGGCAAGCAGCGAGTCAATGACATCCTCGACCCGGCCCCGCTCCTCCTCAGGGACCAGGAGTTCAAAAAAATTCTTGCCCAGCACCTCTTCCCGGCGCCAACCGAACATCTCCTCGGCCCGCCGGTTCCAGTCGGTGATCCGGCATTGCCGGTCCCAGAGAACAAAGGCCAGCGGTGCTATTTCATAAAGGTCGCGATACTGTTCCTCGTTCCGCTTCAGGTCCCGGAACAGGAGGTCATAGGGCCGCATCAGCCCGATTTCGATGATCGCCTTGTAGATCAGAAAA
Protein-coding regions in this window:
- a CDS encoding PAS domain S-box protein; protein product: MPGNTKHLLIWPLLAIGLYLVARTNYPLFHYLAEIFSVVIAGGIFMMAWSSRRMQWNHFLLFLGIAYLFVGVTDALHTLSYKGMGVLPHGDDNGDLAYQLRLFACYLESVSLLVAPLFLRRRLWLTPVFAIYTLIVGLLFICLLQGQFFPGWFPTGAELVRFKWANQIIICLIFVAAAVVLLYRRKDFEPRLLHLLLWSLFLSIGAELTFSDTSEGYSAANLAGHLLKIGSGFLIYKAIIEIGLMRPYDLLFRDLKRNEEQYRDLYEIAPLAFVLWDRQCRITDWNRRAEEMFGWRREEVLGKNFFELLVPEEERGRVEDVIDSLLARELPGRGTRRNLTKQGKLLLCEWNNSIQYDRDGEVMGALSLGLDITERQRAREELEKSAEQIKWFAYSITHDLKTPAVTLLGLTRRLGDKYREVLDENGRRYCEHILKGGEQIIALVDKVNTFIRTKEARPTIDSLAISELFRVVREEFAPQVTARRLNWLETETAARIRGDRLAILRALRNLVDNALKYGGPALSEIELGYDLNDRFHLLTVRDNGQGIDQQDMEQIFGMFIRKGCPKEVEGAGLGLAIVKEVAGLHQGRVWAHSGPDNKGVVFCLAISRKL